One window of the Corvus moneduloides isolate bCorMon1 chromosome 10, bCorMon1.pri, whole genome shotgun sequence genome contains the following:
- the BCL6 gene encoding B-cell lymphoma 6 protein yields MASPADSCIQFTRHASDVLLNLNRLRSRDILTDVVIIVNREQFRAHKTVLMACSGLFYSIFTDQLKCNLNVINLDPEINPEGFCILLDFMYTSRLNLRENNIMAVMATALYLQMEHVVDTCRRFVKSSEAEMVSAVKTPREEFLAGRMLGHPEVMAYRSRDVSESGMPLQNGSLCNGRAFAPGLINSLSGSPISYHGYSPLPLNSFLVDDELREMRMPLSELSRAGAFPKERILPCDSSRTIPTEYVRTITDISANMCHATIYAPKEGAAEEARSDMHYSVASGPKPVIPSIRNNPYFPCDKVAKEEERTSSEDEISQHFEPTNTPLDRKGLISPQSPQKSDCQPNSPTESSSSKNARIGQNSSSLFTKSPTDPKACNWKKYKFIVLNSLNQNTKQDSADQNEMGTLSPRTYVPMSTCQQSMEPEHLNVQSPTKISVNGEDSTIPQASRLNNIVNRSRDGSPRSSEGQSPLYMHSLKCSSCGCQSPQHTEMCLHTPSSNFGEEMGETQSEYSDSSCENGAFFCNECDCRFSEEASLKRHSLQVHSDKPYKCDRCQASFRYKGNLASHKTVHTGEKPYRCNICGAQFNRPANLKTHTRIHSGEKPYKCETCGARFVQVAHLRAHVLIHTGEKPYPCEICGTRFRHLQTLKSHLRIHTGEKPYHCEKCNLHFRHKSQLRLHLRQKHGAITNTKVQYRISASEVPPELPKAC; encoded by the exons ATGGCCTCGCCGGCAGACAGCTGCATCCAGTTCACCCGCCACGCGAGCGACGTCCTCCTCAATCTCAACCGCCTTAGAAGCCGGGATATCCTAACTGATGTTGTCATCATCGTGAACCGGGAGCAGTTTAGAGCCCACAAAACAGTCCTGATGGCCTGCAG TGGCCTCTTCTACAGCATCTTCACTGACCAGCTCAAGTGCAACTTGAATGTCATCAACCTGGACCCTGAAATTAACCCTGAGGGGTTTTGCATCCTCTTGGACTTCATGTATACCTCCCGCCTGAACTTGAGGGAGAACAATATCATGGCTGTGATGGCCACAGCACTCTACCTGCAGATGGAGCACGTGGTTGACACCTGCCGAAGGTTTGTCAAGTCTAG TGAAGCAGAGATGGTGTCTGCTGTGAAGACCCCAAGGGAAGAGTTTTTGGCTGGACGGATGCTAGGCCACCCAGAAGTGATGGCTTATCGGAGCAGGGATGTCTCGGAGAGCGGCATGCCTCTTCAAAACGGGTCCCTCTGCAATGGGAGGGCCTTTGCACCTGGCTTGATCAACAGTTTGTCTGGATCCCCCATTTCCTACCACGGATACAGCCCTCTCCCTCTAAATAGCTTCCTGGTGGATGATGAGTTGCGGGAGATGAGGATGCCTCTTTCTGAACTCTCAAGGGCAGGTGCCTTCCCCAAGGAGAGGATCCTGCCGTGTGACAGCTCCAGGACAATCCCCACTGAGTACGTGAGAACCATTACCGACATCTCTGCCAACATGTGCCACGCCACCATCTATGCTCCGAAAGAAGGTGCTGCTGAGGAAGCCAGGAGTGACATGCACTACAGCGTGGCCTCTGGGCCCAAACCTGTCATCCCTTCAATCCGGAACAATCCCTACTTCCCTTGCGACAAAGTGGCCAAAGAGGAGGAGCGGACCTCTTCAGAGGACGAGATCAGCCAACACTTTGAGCCCACCAACACACCCCTGGACCGCAAGGGACTCATCAGCCCCCAGAGCCCACAGAAGTCAGACTGTCAGCCCAACTCGCCAACCGagtccagcagcagcaagaatgCCCGTATCGGTCAGAACTCCAGCTCCCTCTTCACCAAGAGCCCCACAGACCCCAAAGCCTGCAACTGGAAGAAGTACAAGTTCATTGTCCTCAACTCTCTCAACCAGAACACCAAGCAAGACAGCGCTGACCAGAACGAGATGGGAACCCTCTCTCCTCGCACCTACGTGCCCATGTCTACTTGCCAGCAGTCCATGGAGCCAGAGCATCTCAATGTGCAATCCCCCACCAAGATAAGCGTGAATGGTGAAGACTCTACTATCCCACAAGCAAGCAGACTCAACAATATTGTTAACAG GTCCCGGGATGGGTCCCCTCGGAGCAGCGAAGGGCAGTCCCCACTGTACATGCATTCATTGAAGTGCAGCTCCTGTGGCTGCCAGTCCCCACAACATACTGAGATGTGCCTTCATACCCCCAGCTCAAACTTTGGAGAAGAGATGGGGGAAACCCAGTCTGAATACTCTGACTCCAGCTGCG AGAACGGAGCCTTCTTCTGCAACGAGTGTGACTGCCGGTTCTCCGAGGAGGCCTCTCTCAAGAGACACTCTCTGCAAGTCCACAGTGACAAGCCCTACAAGTGCGACCGCTGCCAGGCCTCCTTTCGCTACAAGGGGAACCTCGCCAGCCACAAAACCGTCCACACAG GAGAAAAGCCGTACCGCTGCAACATCTGCGGGGCACAGTTCAACCGACCAGCCAACCTGAAAACCCACACACGCATCCACTCTGGAGAGAAACCCTACAAGTGTGAGACTTGCGGGGCCAGATTTGTCCAG gtgGCCCATCTCCGTGCTCACGTGCTCATTCACACCGGAGAGAAGCCGTACCCCTGTGAGATCTGTGGCACACGCTTCCGGCACCTGCAGACCCTCAAAAGTCACCTCCGAATCCACACAGGAGAGAAACCGTATCAT TGTGAGAAGTGCAACCTGCATTTCCGCCACAAAAGCCAGCTGCGGCTCCACCTGCGGCAGAAGCACGGGGCCATCACCAACACCAAGGTGCAGTACCGCATCTCGGCCAGCGAGGTGCCTCCGGAGCTCCCCAAGGCCTGCTGA